The Tenebrio molitor chromosome 7, icTenMoli1.1, whole genome shotgun sequence region TACCGTGTTGATTTAGCTCCACCCATGTACTTTTTGTGATAAGAACTGGGGATTTTCTCGAAATAAAAAGTGACACTGACAGCTGAATTGAAAGAAGACAGCTGTTTTATGATAATTGATTGATAATGGCATTCCCATTACAAATTATCCTGAGATATGAATTAATACGTCCTTGGTGTTGCATAGATAATTCGTAATTACgtaaatttacaatgcttATGTTGTGTATTTGAATAGCGTAAGAAACAATGGATTCactctttttaaatattgttttattttcattactCGTTTTTGCAAGAGGTAagtaatacaaatattttttgtatatgAATGTTGAATCATGCAGATGCACTTTTTAGGAtcgatttacaaaaatttaaaacattttgagACAGTTCATGCAGATGATATAACTCACAAAATTGTGAAAAGAGGAATCGCAGAGAGCTCTCATCCATTCAATAAAATCAAGgaagttaattttaatactCTTGGGAGAGATTTTCGTCTCATTTTGACCCCCAAAAGAAGTGTTTTACATTCTAAATTTAAAGCTTATGCTGTTGATGGTGATGGAAAAGAGACTTCAGTTCACATAGGAAAGTTAtttctgtaatatttttttaagtttcagTAGGTGctaatattttcttcaaaatgctTTTTCCTATTTTCCGTTCATAACAGAGCTGTTACCaaaaaacagtatcgtaaATCGTAACAGCACTAACAGCTGAAAGCGGTTCTACCTTCTACCGATAGTAAAATTTACGGTTATTATGTTGGTACTGCCAGACTCCTCTCTAAAATCTAGAGGATTCTGGGAGCGTCAGCCAATACGCGCGAATATCCCAAAGTCGACAAgtgtttcaattgttttttcaATCATAAAATTCcccacaattttaaaattcttacttttgatttaaaaacggctgaaaaggtgcaaaatagaaaacagCGTATAAAAAAAGTAGTTTCATACGGCGTTTATTCCATTTGACCTTTATAAAACGCGAGactcgttttataaacttGGACTCAGGGAATAAACACTTTCTTATgaaactcgttttttaatacatatactaTTACGTTTGAAGTTTACTCTTtatcaaatacatatttaaaaatcatgaTTGATTTGACTGATTTAAGTTTCTTAGAATTAGTCGAGGAGAAGTGGcgttcaatttaaatttgaaaatccaattttattattagatcATGACGATTTTTATGACGGGCGGGTTTTTGGAGAGACGGTTTCCCACGTTAGCTTACATATGGAAGATGGTGTTATGACCGGTAGCATTCATTTACCAGACGAAATTTACCATGTTGAGGTAAAATTAACGATAAAATGAAAAGTACAATattgaatgtcattttttgatagCCTTCTTGGCGTCATTTATCTCATTTGGATAACAGAACGATGGTCGTGTACAAACAGTCAGACGTAAAATTCAGCTGGGACCGGGAAAATTTACCTCCTGGTCAAGTCGGTCCAAGAATATGCGGTTACGTAAAGGAGGGCGAAGAACTTGACAGTGATGAAGATGAATTTGAAGAGCAACACCAGTGGACATCCCAACATCACAGAAATAAAAGACAAGTAGATCAGTACGAATACACTCCAACAAAAACGAGGTGTCCACTTTTGTTGGTCGCCGATTATAGATTTTTCCAAGAAATGGGCGCCAGCAATAcgaaaacaacaattaattatttggTATAAGATAGACAGATCATGTAATAAATATGATTCTTGATTTTTTAACAGATAAGTCTAATCGATCGCGtacataaaatttataacgacACTATTTGGCAAGATCGGCAAGAAGTTGATGGATTCAAAGGTAtgggttttgtaataaaaaaaattgtagtccACAGCGAACCGACTAGAATAAAAGCTGGAGAAGCTCACTATAACATGATAAGAGAAAAATGGGACGTGAGGAATTTGCTGGAGGTAACTCGTCACCGAGTCattaccgtttttttttatttgttttgtttttatttgaatttgtgtttttgttttaaaggTTTTTTCACGCAACACACAAAATAAGGAAGTTTGTTTGGCACATTTATTCACACACCAAACGTTTCTAGCTAGAGACTCGTCTGTAGTTTTAGGCTTGGCATACATTTCTTCACCTAGAAGATTATCGCATGGAGGCATCTGTACTGCGGGTTATTATCATTtctttttgttattaatttgctttttctgtttttgtctATATGTAGTTTCCATTAATGTTTGTACTAACAGTGTTGTGGTGTAGGTTTTCAGCAGGGAATATACAcataaagacttctgtttggCCCACTTGTTTACCGATCTTAAATTTGAAGGAGGTATTTTGGGCCTAGCTTATGTAGGATCTCCAAGACGCAACTCAGTAGGGGGCATCTGCACCCCAGGTACTTTCACAACTAACTGCTATTTTCAtataaactttttaatttgttctttCACACACTAATTTTCTTGTTACCAATTTAGCTAAAAATTTCTTTGTTCTATCCCTTCAGATTGCCGTAACTTATTAAAACCGTAACCAATATCTTacccttaaatttaaaaagtaccTACTCGCCTTTTGCatcttatttttgaaaaacaaagtGTCCAGAAGCCGTAAAATATGATCATAGAAtatctcaaaaattttaaagtcaACTGTGATATCATTAatgtaatgttttttgttgctTATTGTGGTAAAGGTTTTAAAACATTGTTGTAACTTCGTGGTTTTTgtattgtgatttttttcctaCATTACATTTATGTAATTAGACGCGCCTTGATACGATAGTTTTTGTAGAATACTTCAAAAATGGTTATACTCTATACTTGAACTCTGGTTTAAGTTCAAGTCGCAATCATTACGGCCAAAGAGTTATTACAAGAGAAGCAGATTTGGTAACAGCTCACGAATTTGGTCATAACTGGGGCTCTGAGCATGACCCAGACATACCCGAATGTTCGCCCAGTGCTAGTCAAGGGGGTTCTTATCTCATGTACACCTACAGCGTTAGCGGATATGACGTAAACAACAAAGTACGTAACATTTTcatacaaaaacaaatcgaATTACATCACAGTAATTTAATATGTAACaacgtttttatttatcacaaTTTTAGAGATTTTCTCCGTGCAGTTTGCGCTCTATAAGAAAAGTCCTTCAAGCCAAATCTGGCCGTTGTTTCTCGGAGCCCGAGGAGAGTTTTTGTGGCAACTTGCGTGTGGAGGGTGACGAACAATGTGACGCCGGCCTTCTGGGCACGGAAGACAACGACGCATGTTGCGATAAAGATTGTAAATTGCGACCGAAGGCGGTGTGCAGCGACAAGAATTCACCGTGTTGTCAGAACTGTCAGTACATGAACAGCGAGGTGAAATGCAGAGAAGCGCAGTACGCTACTTGCGAACAAGAATCTAAATGTAGCGGAGATCGGCCCGATTGTCCGAAGAGCCCTCCGATGGCCGACGACACAAATTGTCAAGAACGCGGAAAATGTAAAGCGGGCAAATGCATTCCGTACTGTGAAACGCAGGGAATGCAAAGTTGCATGTGCGACATAAGTAAGTGTTTGAGTTTGCGTTGAGGTCAGATGGGTGGAGTTTTGTGGTTTTAGTCGTAGACGCGTGCAAGCGATGCTGCCGGTCGAATATCAACGAAACTTGCTCTCCAGTTGATCCTCACGATATTCTTGCGGATGGAACACCGTGTATTCAAGGCTTTTGCAATAAAGTAGGAATTAATTGCGATAACCACGAGTCAAATTAACAAATCGTATTCTAGGGGCACTGTGAGAAAACTGTACAAGATGTCGTCGAGAGGTTTTGGGATATTATTGAAGATATTAACATAAATAAAGTTCTGCTTTTCCTACGAGATAATATTGTAGGAACTGTTGTATTAGTTACGGCGCTTTTGTGGATACCAACTAGTTGCGTGATCAACTATGTTGACAGGAAACGTAGACGCGAAGAACATCAACGAAAAGAGTGGAGGCGTAAAAGCGATTTGATTCATCCATCAGACAACAGGAGAATAATCCGAATAAGAGTGCCAAGAAGAAATACTTAACATTTGTCTGcgttaaaagaaaatacaatACCGCCATAATTTTACTTAATTCGTAACTCTGATTGTGATAATGACaacctatttttattttattgcgtCTTTGTGTAACATGATAGTTATCGTATTTGTGTTCATAGTTGGCAGTAAATGACAACAGTAATTGTAAATAACGTTTTATTATGATTAATGTCACACGTAAATGTATGTGAATAACTTTATTAATGCACTAAAATACGTCACTTGCTAAAATAGATGAAATTCAAGtcgatcaaaaaaaaattgtaaggaCTCTCAGTAAATATTAAGTGCATAAATCGTCTTACTTATGTCAACTTGTTTATATTTCTCGTGTCTATCATCTACAAAACTGTATACTTGGGAGAAtatcgtatttttacaaaagtaaaatattcagTAACAACTTCCGACTGTCAATTGACCTaagtatattaaaaatgtgaaaGTACGTTTCAGATGTTACGTTCAGTTCGGTCCGGTCTTGGGGTgaaattttatacttaaatggACAGCTAAATACAATCCTGAAATAGTTGCAATTGCGGTCAAAAATAACTGGGACAGCACGTTActgtagacacttccaaacATATTGAGTTTGAATTAGCTTGGAAGTGTCTACAGTAACACACTGTCCCAGTTATTTTTGACCGCAATTGTATTtatacaactagttatgaaagtcatacttttgttcatgaatttgcaaataagtgaaaaaagagactttcataacgtgttgtaggtgcacactatttttttgcatatcgatgtaagttgagaaatttggtctaaaaggatttatgaaaaaatgacaacaaaaaaataggtatgctttgacaatcatctccaaggagatggatgtaaaaaagtactactt contains the following coding sequences:
- the Tace gene encoding ADAM 17-like protease isoform X1, giving the protein MDSLFLNIVLFSLLVFARGSIYKNLKHFETVHADDITHKIVKRGIAESSHPFNKIKEVNFNTLGRDFRLILTPKRSVLHSKFKAYAVDGDGKETSVHIDHDDFYDGRVFGETVSHVSLHMEDGVMTGSIHLPDEIYHVEPSWRHLSHLDNRTMVVYKQSDVKFSWDRENLPPGQVGPRICGYVKEGEELDSDEDEFEEQHQWTSQHHRNKRQVDQYEYTPTKTRCPLLLVADYRFFQEMGASNTKTTINYLISLIDRVHKIYNDTIWQDRQEVDGFKGMGFVIKKIVVHSEPTRIKAGEAHYNMIREKWDVRNLLEVFSRNTQNKEVCLAHLFTHQTFLARDSSVVLGLAYISSPRRLSHGGICTAEYFKNGYTLYLNSGLSSSRNHYGQRVITREADLVTAHEFGHNWGSEHDPDIPECSPSASQGGSYLMYTYSVSGYDVNNKRFSPCSLRSIRKVLQAKSGRCFSEPEESFCGNLRVEGDEQCDAGLLGTEDNDACCDKDCKLRPKAVCSDKNSPCCQNCQYMNSEVKCREAQYATCEQESKCSGDRPDCPKSPPMADDTNCQERGKCKAGKCIPYCETQGMQSCMCDIIVDACKRCCRSNINETCSPVDPHDILADGTPCIQGFCNKGHCEKTVQDVVERFWDIIEDININKVLLFLRDNIVGTVVLVTALLWIPTSCVINYVDRKRRREEHQRKEWRRKSDLIHPSDNRRIIRIRVPRRNT
- the Tace gene encoding ADAM 17-like protease isoform X2; this encodes MDSLFLNIVLFSLLVFARGSIYKNLKHFETVHADDITHKIVKRGIAESSHPFNKIKEVNFNTLGRDFRLILTPKRSVLHSKFKAYAVDGDGKETSVHIDHDDFYDGRVFGETVSHVSLHMEDGVMTGSIHLPDEIYHVEPSWRHLSHLDNRTMVVYKQSDVKFSWDRENLPPGQVGPRICGYVKEGEELDSDEDEFEEQHQWTSQHHRNKRQVDQYEYTPTKTRCPLLLVADYRFFQEMGASNTKTTINYLISLIDRVHKIYNDTIWQDRQEVDGFKGMGFVIKKIVVHSEPTRIKAGEAHYNMIREKWDVRNLLEVFSREYTHKDFCLAHLFTDLKFEGGILGLAYVGSPRRNSVGGICTPEYFKNGYTLYLNSGLSSSRNHYGQRVITREADLVTAHEFGHNWGSEHDPDIPECSPSASQGGSYLMYTYSVSGYDVNNKRFSPCSLRSIRKVLQAKSGRCFSEPEESFCGNLRVEGDEQCDAGLLGTEDNDACCDKDCKLRPKAVCSDKNSPCCQNCQYMNSEVKCREAQYATCEQESKCSGDRPDCPKSPPMADDTNCQERGKCKAGKCIPYCETQGMQSCMCDIIVDACKRCCRSNINETCSPVDPHDILADGTPCIQGFCNKGHCEKTVQDVVERFWDIIEDININKVLLFLRDNIVGTVVLVTALLWIPTSCVINYVDRKRRREEHQRKEWRRKSDLIHPSDNRRIIRIRVPRRNT
- the Tace gene encoding ADAM 17-like protease isoform X5 yields the protein MDSLFLNIVLFSLLVFARGSIYKNLKHFETVHADDITHKIVKRGIAESSHPFNKIKEVNFNTLGRDFRLILTPKRSVLHSKFKAYAVDGDGKETSVHIDHDDFYDGRVFGETVSHVSLHMEDGVMTGSIHLPDEIYHVEPSWRHLSHLDNRTMVVYKQSDVKFSWDRENLPPGQVGPRICGYVKEGEELDSDEDEFEEQHQWTSQHHRNKRQVDQYEYTPTKTRCPLLLVADYRFFQEMGASNTKTTINYLISLIDRVHKIYNDTIWQDRQEVDGFKGMGFVIKKIVVHSEPTRIKAGEAHYNMIREKWDVRNLLENTSKMVILYT
- the Tace gene encoding ADAM 17-like protease isoform X4, producing MDSLFLNIVLFSLLVFARGSIYKNLKHFETVHADDITHKIVKRGIAESSHPFNKIKEVNFNTLGRDFRLILTPKRSVLHSKFKAYAVDGDGKETSVHIDHDDFYDGRVFGETVSHVSLHMEDGVMTGSIHLPDEIYHVEPSWRHLSHLDNRTMVVYKQSDVKFSWDRENLPPGQVGPRICGYVKEGEELDSDEDEFEEQHQWTSQHHRNKRQVDQYEYTPTKTRCPLLLVADYRFFQEMGASNTKTTINYLISLIDRVHKIYNDTIWQDRQEVDGFKGMGFVIKKIVVHSEPTRIKAGEAHYNMIREKWDVRNLLEVFSRNTQNKEVCLAHLFTHQTFLARDSSVVLGLAYISSPRRLSHGGICTAGFQQGIYT
- the Tace gene encoding ADAM 17-like protease isoform X3, which gives rise to MHFLGSIYKNLKHFETVHADDITHKIVKRGIAESSHPFNKIKEVNFNTLGRDFRLILTPKRSVLHSKFKAYAVDGDGKETSVHIDHDDFYDGRVFGETVSHVSLHMEDGVMTGSIHLPDEIYHVEPSWRHLSHLDNRTMVVYKQSDVKFSWDRENLPPGQVGPRICGYVKEGEELDSDEDEFEEQHQWTSQHHRNKRQVDQYEYTPTKTRCPLLLVADYRFFQEMGASNTKTTINYLISLIDRVHKIYNDTIWQDRQEVDGFKGMGFVIKKIVVHSEPTRIKAGEAHYNMIREKWDVRNLLEVFSRNTQNKEVCLAHLFTHQTFLARDSSVVLGLAYISSPRRLSHGGICTAEYFKNGYTLYLNSGLSSSRNHYGQRVITREADLVTAHEFGHNWGSEHDPDIPECSPSASQGGSYLMYTYSVSGYDVNNKRFSPCSLRSIRKVLQAKSGRCFSEPEESFCGNLRVEGDEQCDAGLLGTEDNDACCDKDCKLRPKAVCSDKNSPCCQNCQYMNSEVKCREAQYATCEQESKCSGDRPDCPKSPPMADDTNCQERGKCKAGKCIPYCETQGMQSCMCDIIVDACKRCCRSNINETCSPVDPHDILADGTPCIQGFCNKGHCEKTVQDVVERFWDIIEDININKVLLFLRDNIVGTVVLVTALLWIPTSCVINYVDRKRRREEHQRKEWRRKSDLIHPSDNRRIIRIRVPRRNT